ATGGGAACGTCCATCATCAGCCAACTCATCATGCTTCTCGTATCTTGCCTGTTGACGCCTTGGATGCTGATTGTCTATTCGCTGGCCTACTTCGATCTGCAAGTCAGAAAAGAAGGCACAGACTTGTTCTCGATGCTCCATCAGCAGATGGCACAAGAGCCAGCACCCGATACCACACAGAGCTTTGGAGCTTCCCATGAGTAGTGGACTTACTTGGACAGAAGACAAGGAAAGGCTAGCGGAGATCTTGTCTCGAGAAGAGTATGCCCATCAACAAGGGGAACAGGGAAGCTGGTTGAATCAGCTGCTAGAACCACTGTTCCGTGCTCTATCTCGCATGTTTGAGTTGGCGGAGCTACCGAGTGGGACGGCGAGCACCGTTTCGACGATCATTCTCGTTCTTTTCGTGATGGGGCTGCTCCTTTTTTTATATTGGCTGTCCCGCCGGATTGTGCGTGAGCAACGACTAAGGCAGCCTTTCCTTGCAAAGGGAGAGAAAATACGCACCTACACAGATTATTTACAGGAAGCAAGAGAACGCGGTCATAAGAAAGAGTGGCGTGAGGGGGAGCGATCCTTATTTCTCGCCCTCTTGGTATATTTGCAAAAAAGAGCATGGATTCGCGTAGAACCATGGAAAACGAATTGGGAGTACGCGGAGGAAATCCAATTGAATCAACCGTGGGCAGTAGACTTGTTTCGCAGTCATGCCCGCATCTTC
This is a stretch of genomic DNA from Brevibacillus choshinensis. It encodes these proteins:
- a CDS encoding DUF4129 domain-containing protein, producing the protein MSSGLTWTEDKERLAEILSREEYAHQQGEQGSWLNQLLEPLFRALSRMFELAELPSGTASTVSTIILVLFVMGLLLFLYWLSRRIVREQRLRQPFLAKGEKIRTYTDYLQEARERGHKKEWREGERSLFLALLVYLQKRAWIRVEPWKTNWEYAEEIQLNQPWAVDLFRSHARIFEQVWYGQGAVSEGQFWDRLKHLETICREEGLDG